One Campylobacter sputorum subsp. sputorum DNA segment encodes these proteins:
- the trmA gene encoding tRNA (uridine(54)-C5)-methyltransferase TrmA: MDCKYFGICGSCTKNEPYKKQLVDKLATIKNIFNEIYNDEIEVFSSLPSGYRIRSEFSIYHDENRAKYAMNGKQTRFVLIDECPKVDEKIANLMPRLLEIINQNESLRTKLFGAEFLTTKFQTQVVLLYHKDIFLIKDELEKLSNTLNISIIARSRKKKLSFNGENLKEELIINGKKFLYIISEGAFLQPNKIVNQKMISWAINCIKDGKDLLEMYCGHGNFTIPISFKFKKVLATEISKKSIANAITNCELNSTNNIHFVRLDANELIEAFNGREFKRLKDISLNEFNFSHLLVDPPRAGLSDEVCEFAAKFKNIVYISCNPNTLKRDILKLLKTHKITKFAIFDQFANTDHIECGVILKS, translated from the coding sequence TTGGATTGCAAATACTTCGGAATATGCGGAAGTTGTACTAAAAATGAACCTTACAAAAAACAACTTGTTGATAAACTTGCAACTATAAAAAATATTTTTAATGAAATTTATAATGATGAGATAGAAGTTTTCTCATCATTGCCAAGTGGATATAGAATAAGATCTGAGTTTAGCATATATCATGATGAAAACAGAGCAAAATACGCAATGAATGGCAAACAGACGCGTTTTGTTCTCATAGATGAATGTCCAAAAGTTGATGAAAAAATAGCTAATTTAATGCCAAGATTACTTGAGATTATAAATCAAAACGAAAGCCTAAGAACAAAACTTTTTGGAGCTGAGTTTCTAACAACTAAATTTCAAACACAAGTAGTTTTACTATATCATAAAGATATTTTTCTTATCAAAGATGAACTAGAAAAGTTATCAAATACTCTAAATATATCCATTATAGCAAGATCTAGAAAGAAAAAACTTTCATTTAATGGCGAAAATCTAAAAGAAGAACTAATTATCAATGGTAAAAAATTTTTATATATCATAAGCGAAGGTGCGTTTTTACAACCAAACAAAATAGTAAATCAAAAAATGATTTCTTGGGCAATCAACTGCATTAAAGATGGTAAAGATTTATTAGAAATGTATTGTGGGCATGGAAATTTTACTATACCAATTTCATTTAAATTTAAAAAAGTTCTAGCTACTGAAATTTCTAAAAAATCCATAGCAAATGCCATAACAAATTGCGAATTAAACAGCACAAATAACATACACTTTGTTAGGCTTGATGCAAATGAATTGATAGAAGCTTTTAACGGAAGAGAGTTTAAAAGACTAAAAGATATAAGCTTAAATGAATTTAATTTTTCTCATCTTTTAGTTGATCCGCCACGAGCTGGACTTAGTGATGAAGTATGCGAATTTGCAGCTAAATTTAAAAATATAGTTTATATCTCATGCAATCCAAACACACTAAAAAGAGATATTTTAAAACTATTAAAAACCCACAAGATTACGAAATTTGCTATATTTGATCAATTTGCAAACACAGATCATATAGAATGCGGAGTTATTCTTAAATCATGA
- a CDS encoding class 1 fructose-bisphosphatase: MQEIFETIKKAAIRISDALKYSDLGYTHNQNSTGDTQLKLDVMSDNIITEEFSKINVKALVSEEKDEALTLNEDGKFIVAYDPLDGSSLVDVNFAVGSIFGIYENEISPKTLKAAAYTIYGPRLELVIASDKVRLYRLDRNNEFVFIKDLLLSQKGKLNATGATQKGWSDTHRNFIKSLFDEGYRLRYSGAMVSDLHQILLKGGGLFSYPSTSDTSNGKLRLTFEVLPFAFIYEKAGGKTSDGKNDSLLNLEVLAIHQTTPCFFGSSYEINKMHEYYGK; encoded by the coding sequence ATGCAAGAAATTTTTGAAACTATAAAAAAAGCTGCAATCCGTATAAGCGATGCTTTAAAATACTCAGATCTTGGCTATACACATAATCAAAACTCAACAGGCGATACTCAGCTAAAATTAGATGTAATGAGCGATAATATCATAACCGAAGAGTTTTCAAAGATAAATGTAAAAGCTTTAGTAAGTGAAGAAAAAGATGAAGCATTAACTTTAAATGAAGATGGCAAATTTATAGTTGCTTATGATCCTCTTGATGGAAGTTCTTTAGTTGATGTAAATTTCGCAGTTGGGTCTATTTTTGGGATTTATGAAAATGAAATTTCACCAAAAACACTAAAAGCTGCAGCTTATACGATATACGGACCTAGATTAGAGCTTGTTATAGCAAGTGATAAAGTAAGGCTTTATAGACTTGATAGAAATAATGAGTTTGTTTTTATAAAAGATTTACTCCTTAGCCAAAAAGGCAAACTAAATGCAACAGGGGCAACACAAAAAGGTTGGAGTGATACGCATAGAAATTTCATCAAATCACTATTTGATGAAGGATATAGATTAAGATATAGTGGTGCTATGGTTAGTGATTTGCACCAAATTTTGCTAAAAGGTGGCGGACTTTTTAGCTATCCATCGACAAGCGATACGTCAAATGGTAAGCTTAGACTTACTTTTGAAGTTTTACCATTTGCTTTTATATATGAAAAAGCTGGTGGAAAAACAAGCGATGGAAAAAATGATTCTTTATTAAATTTAGAAGTTTTAGCTATCCATCAAACAACTCCATGTTTTTTTGGATCAAGTTATGAGATAAATAAAATGCACGAGTATTATGGAAAATAA
- a CDS encoding PHP domain-containing protein: protein MNYDLHIHSNFSDGKASIREILSKAKELNIGISITDHNELRGSIIASKIAKKLNIPFIIGVELGTKEGKEMLLYFKDECYAKKFYENEIKPFKTSRMTRINRYMSEFLSADLKIKYNIFLAIIPHPFGVLYKNIYNDMPLGEKMIEFCDGIECINASQSSKSNTLSKILCAQKQKLAFASSDAHLIKNIGKLSTNITFDKYNILKTDISHNNYKDDFLTLIQSLYQISKINLNYFLKDKIN from the coding sequence ATGAACTATGATTTACATATACATTCAAATTTTTCTGATGGCAAAGCTAGTATTAGAGAAATTTTAAGTAAAGCCAAAGAGCTAAATATCGGTATTTCTATAACAGATCACAATGAGTTAAGAGGCAGTATTATCGCTTCAAAGATAGCTAAAAAACTTAACATACCTTTTATTATAGGCGTTGAGCTTGGCACGAAAGAGGGTAAAGAAATGCTACTTTATTTTAAAGATGAGTGTTATGCAAAAAAATTTTATGAAAATGAGATAAAACCATTTAAAACTTCCAGGATGACGCGTATAAATCGCTATATGAGTGAGTTTTTAAGTGCTGATTTAAAAATAAAATATAATATTTTTTTAGCTATTATTCCACACCCTTTTGGAGTACTTTATAAAAATATTTATAACGATATGCCGCTTGGAGAAAAAATGATAGAATTTTGTGATGGTATAGAGTGTATAAATGCCTCTCAAAGCTCTAAATCAAACACTCTTTCTAAAATTCTTTGTGCTCAAAAACAAAAACTAGCTTTTGCATCAAGCGATGCACATCTTATAAAAAATATAGGAAAACTTAGTACAAATATAACTTTTGATAAATATAACATTTTAAAAACCGATATTTCTCACAATAATTACAAAGATGATTTTTTAACATTAATCCAAAGTTTGTATCAAATTTCGAAGATAAATTTAAACTATTTTTTAAAAGATAAGATAAATTAA
- the mobB gene encoding molybdopterin-guanine dinucleotide biosynthesis protein B, translated as MKRLAVAFSGPSNSGKTTLITKVAKIFLDEKLKVVVIKHDPANKAKFDVEGKDSYKFYQIGADVVVLSPTRSTYFSQEKKDLDDVIRMLGDFDILIVEGLKTLPLPRISVFRDKIDDSYLSFSDAIATNGIKFDTNLPNLDINNPVQICKWIKNNAKKV; from the coding sequence ATGAAAAGATTAGCAGTTGCATTTTCAGGACCTTCAAATAGCGGTAAAACTACTCTTATAACTAAAGTTGCAAAAATTTTTTTAGATGAGAAACTAAAAGTTGTAGTTATCAAACACGATCCAGCTAATAAGGCTAAATTTGATGTTGAGGGCAAAGATAGTTATAAATTTTATCAAATCGGTGCTGATGTTGTTGTGCTTAGCCCAACAAGAAGCACATATTTTTCACAAGAAAAAAAAGATTTAGATGATGTTATAAGAATGCTTGGGGATTTTGATATTTTGATAGTTGAGGGGCTAAAAACTCTGCCTTTACCAAGAATATCTGTTTTTAGAGATAAAATAGATGATAGTTATTTGTCTTTTTCAGATGCAATTGCAACAAATGGCATAAAATTCGATACAAATTTGCCAAATTTAGATATAAATAATCCAGTGCAAATTTGCAAATGGATAAAAAATAACGCAAAAAAAGTTTAA
- the cls gene encoding cardiolipin synthase, with the protein MENFINLIISFNNIYFIIWLIFAISILLSNKASSDTTAWLLAITFVPIVGIIAYLLFGINWRQRKFINKQLKSNKQDLISILNANFSKYDSINIFSKNSIQNLEKFQTNDNISEKNRSVINLLYNSEKTLPVEGNRSYKIYYNGKDAFSSLINDILNAKKSIYMQYYIWHSDKLGTRIKDILVKKAKEGLEIKLIFDGLGSFRTISKAYRNELKQAGVEFLYFLDIKTSILKLNYRNHRKMTIIDNDIVHTGGMNLADQYINGGNDYDNWRDTNIRLKGNIFVYYLVIFITDWLNSGGKFDLKNIQNDIKAKLKNKTETKYIAQVSSSGPDSNYPNLKFLYTKMITETKNEILIQTPYFIPTDSILNQLKIASLSSKKVKIMIAQKPDHKIMAWVSKTYYEELLLAGIEIYIYTNGFLHSKVLICDDDLSTIGTCNFDNRSFNINYEINTIFYDKKISQELKDKFYEDMKYCKKISLSDLKRYGVLQKLRDHICKIISPLL; encoded by the coding sequence ATGGAAAATTTTATAAATTTGATAATTTCTTTTAATAATATATATTTTATTATTTGGTTAATTTTTGCAATATCAATCCTTCTGTCAAATAAAGCATCGAGCGATACAACAGCTTGGCTTTTAGCAATTACATTTGTACCAATAGTTGGTATAATTGCATATCTGCTTTTTGGTATAAATTGGAGACAAAGAAAATTTATAAATAAACAATTAAAATCAAATAAACAAGATCTTATATCTATATTAAATGCTAATTTTAGCAAATATGATAGTATAAATATATTTTCTAAAAACTCTATACAAAATTTAGAAAAATTTCAAACAAATGATAATATTTCTGAGAAAAACAGATCTGTCATAAATTTATTGTATAACTCTGAAAAAACGCTTCCTGTAGAAGGAAATAGATCATATAAAATTTATTATAACGGAAAAGACGCTTTTAGTTCACTTATTAATGATATTTTAAATGCTAAAAAATCAATTTATATGCAATATTATATATGGCATTCAGACAAACTTGGAACTAGAATAAAAGATATTTTAGTAAAAAAAGCAAAAGAAGGCTTAGAAATAAAACTTATTTTTGATGGGCTTGGATCATTTAGAACCATAAGCAAAGCTTATAGAAACGAACTAAAACAAGCAGGAGTGGAGTTTTTGTATTTTTTAGATATCAAAACATCTATACTAAAACTAAACTATAGAAACCATAGAAAAATGACAATTATAGACAATGACATTGTTCATACTGGCGGTATGAATTTAGCAGATCAATATATAAATGGCGGAAATGATTATGATAATTGGCGAGATACAAATATACGCCTAAAGGGAAATATTTTTGTGTATTATCTTGTTATATTTATAACAGATTGGTTAAATAGTGGAGGTAAATTTGACTTAAAAAACATACAAAACGATATTAAAGCAAAATTAAAAAATAAAACAGAAACGAAATACATAGCCCAAGTTAGTTCAAGCGGTCCTGATAGCAACTATCCAAATTTGAAATTTTTATACACAAAAATGATAACTGAAACCAAAAATGAAATTTTAATTCAAACGCCGTATTTTATACCAACTGACAGCATTTTAAATCAACTTAAAATCGCCTCTCTTTCATCAAAAAAAGTAAAAATTATGATAGCACAAAAACCGGATCATAAAATAATGGCTTGGGTATCAAAAACATATTACGAAGAGCTTCTTTTGGCTGGAATTGAAATTTACATTTATACAAATGGATTTTTACATAGTAAAGTTTTGATATGCGATGATGATTTAAGCACGATAGGAACTTGCAATTTTGACAATAGAAGTTTTAATATAAATTATGAAATAAATACTATTTTTTATGATAAAAAAATATCACAAGAGTTAAAAGATAAATTCTATGAAGATATGAAATATTGTAAAAAAATATCCCTTAGCGACCTAAAAAGATATGGTGTTTTGCAAAAACTTAGAGATCATATATGTAAAATAATATCGCCACTTTTATAA
- a CDS encoding DUF1722 domain-containing protein gives MKKECEKLWATQKYLVLSKSQKIYNEIREYLKSDDVNLEILKNKISLALNLKEDKSQILNSSKHIWGYFKKQAKSNEKNKFFFLLSEYKLSKIHNIEIFCFLEQLLIMYPNEYLQNTSIFDYYKKINK, from the coding sequence ATGAAAAAAGAATGCGAAAAACTTTGGGCAACACAAAAGTATTTAGTATTAAGCAAATCGCAAAAAATCTACAATGAAATAAGAGAGTATCTTAAATCAGATGATGTAAATTTAGAAATTTTAAAAAATAAAATTTCCTTAGCTTTAAATTTAAAAGAAGATAAATCCCAAATATTAAACTCTTCTAAGCATATTTGGGGCTATTTTAAAAAACAAGCTAAATCAAATGAGAAGAATAAATTTTTCTTTCTACTTAGTGAATACAAACTCTCCAAAATACATAATATCGAGATTTTTTGCTTCTTAGAACAACTTCTTATTATGTATCCAAATGAGTATTTGCAAAACACAAGCATTTTTGATTATTATAAAAAGATAAATAAATGA
- a CDS encoding Na+/H+ antiporter NhaC family protein — protein sequence MFLFPMLLLADTHANAEIYGSWTLLPPLLAIGLAFITKNVILSLFIGVFSGGYLLALNNNSAISSFMSAFGDIAIRIVNSMADKWNAGIMLQVLCIGGLIALITKMGGTKAMAIWLSKKSKNRCSVQISTWLMGLFVFFDDYANSLIVGPIMRPVTDKFKISREKLAFIIDSTAAPVTGIAVVSTWVGLEISLIKDAYSIIGITNINAFSIFIQTLPYRFYNIFMLFFVFCIAYFGRDFGPMLKAERKAKQGLIDSKEYKIANIDDQTLEAKSGIELKISNALVPVLILMIGSFVGFYINGLSALEGEILQKVKDAPFSLLAFRETFGAADASIVLFQAALFASIVAIFMGIYRKIFSIQEAIDTWIKGWQSMIITIVILLLAWSLSSVIKELGTSAYLVMVLSDHTPNFILPVFIFILGSFISFSTGTSYGTMGILMPLAVPLAAGIGNASGFENEILHGYMILNISAVLTGAIFGDHCSPISDTSILSSMGSNCDLIKHISTQFPYAITVCIISIFSYIITALGLNVWITLLLGSLSVILIVRFVGKKV from the coding sequence ATGTTCTTATTTCCAATGCTTTTACTAGCCGATACACATGCAAATGCAGAAATTTATGGTTCTTGGACACTACTACCGCCACTACTTGCCATAGGACTCGCATTTATAACAAAAAATGTTATATTATCTTTGTTTATTGGTGTTTTTAGTGGTGGATATTTACTCGCTTTAAACAATAATTCAGCCATAAGCTCATTTATGAGTGCTTTTGGAGATATAGCAATAAGAATTGTTAACTCAATGGCTGATAAATGGAATGCCGGAATTATGCTACAAGTTTTATGTATAGGCGGACTTATAGCACTTATTACAAAAATGGGCGGCACAAAAGCTATGGCAATTTGGCTTAGCAAAAAATCTAAAAATAGATGTTCTGTGCAAATTTCGACATGGTTAATGGGGCTTTTTGTATTTTTTGATGATTACGCAAACTCTCTCATAGTAGGTCCTATTATGCGTCCTGTTACTGATAAATTTAAAATTTCAAGAGAAAAGTTAGCATTTATCATAGACTCAACTGCAGCACCGGTTACTGGAATAGCGGTAGTTTCGACATGGGTTGGACTTGAAATTTCTCTTATAAAAGATGCATATTCTATCATAGGAATTACAAATATCAATGCATTTTCTATATTTATTCAAACATTGCCATATAGATTTTACAATATCTTTATGCTGTTTTTTGTATTTTGTATAGCGTATTTTGGTAGAGATTTTGGTCCTATGTTAAAAGCAGAAAGAAAAGCAAAACAAGGTTTAATAGACTCAAAAGAGTATAAAATAGCAAATATAGACGATCAAACACTAGAAGCAAAAAGCGGTATAGAACTTAAAATATCCAATGCATTAGTTCCAGTGCTTATTTTAATGATAGGTTCATTTGTGGGATTTTATATAAACGGCTTAAGTGCCTTAGAAGGCGAAATTTTACAAAAAGTTAAAGATGCGCCTTTTAGCCTGCTTGCATTTAGAGAAACTTTTGGTGCAGCAGATGCCTCAATAGTGCTTTTTCAAGCAGCTCTTTTTGCATCTATAGTTGCTATTTTTATGGGAATATATAGAAAAATTTTTAGCATACAAGAAGCAATTGACACATGGATAAAAGGTTGGCAAAGTATGATAATAACCATAGTTATACTTCTTTTAGCGTGGTCTCTAAGCTCAGTTATAAAAGAACTTGGAACATCTGCTTATCTTGTTATGGTATTAAGCGATCATACGCCTAATTTTATACTTCCTGTGTTTATTTTTATATTAGGCAGCTTTATATCTTTTTCAACGGGAACTAGCTATGGAACTATGGGTATTTTAATGCCTTTGGCTGTGCCTTTGGCTGCTGGTATTGGAAATGCAAGCGGATTTGAAAATGAAATACTTCATGGATATATGATTTTAAACATTAGTGCAGTTTTAACAGGAGCTATATTTGGAGATCACTGCTCTCCGATATCAGATACGAGCATACTCTCTTCAATGGGCTCAAATTGTGATTTAATAAAACATATCTCTACGCAATTTCCTTATGCGATAACAGTTTGTATAATAAGCATATTTTCATACATAATAACAGCTCTTGGACTTAATGTATGGATAACTTTGCTGCTAGGCTCTTTAAGCGTTATACTTATAGTAAGATTTGTTGGTAAAAAGGTGTAA
- the metG gene encoding methionine--tRNA ligase: MEKRYITTPIYYVNDIPHIGHAYTTIVCDTMARFYRLQGYDTYFLTGTDEHGQKIEQAASKKGFTPKEYADDISAKFRNLWDYFEISYDHFIRTTDDYHKQTVQNAFEKMYKKGDIYKGEYEGYYCVSCESFFTQTQLLDDECCPDCGKKTSIVKEESYFFKLSKYQDKLLKWYEENEDCIIPKNKKNEIINFVKSGLKDLSITRTSFDWGIKLPASLNDDKHVMYVWLDALLNYLSALGYTLGSEKMGYWDHTLHVVGKDILRFHAVYWPAFLMSLELPLPKHIAAHGWWTRDGVKMSKSLGNVVNPKEVADAYGKECFRYFLLREVPFGQDGDFSQKALIDRINSDLSNELGNLLSRIVGMSSKYSDYEINSKDVLKFYKNELYSVDCFINNAISALNEVATNRYLEELWKILSVANGVIAKYEPWNLIKNSKNDEALALVALCANLLTKVAILLYPAMPKSASKIAEILDFEINNKTYESVIKEKNLLNFKAQKTNPLFVKVENELLKRPEVKQEELPQKQDNDIQIDDFKKCVIKVGTILECENIEGSEKLLKFSIDLGEDKPRQIISGIAKYYNPLDLIGKQICVLANLKPRKIFKHISEGMILSAEDGRLTLLSVANKVKNGAIIG; the protein is encoded by the coding sequence ATGGAAAAAAGATATATAACAACACCAATTTATTATGTAAATGACATTCCTCATATAGGACATGCTTATACTACGATAGTTTGTGATACAATGGCTAGATTTTATAGACTTCAAGGATATGATACATATTTTTTAACAGGAACTGATGAGCATGGTCAAAAGATAGAACAAGCTGCATCTAAAAAAGGCTTTACGCCAAAAGAATATGCGGATGATATAAGTGCTAAATTTAGAAATTTATGGGATTATTTTGAGATAAGTTATGATCATTTCATAAGAACAACAGATGATTATCACAAACAAACTGTGCAAAATGCTTTTGAGAAAATGTATAAAAAAGGCGATATATACAAAGGCGAATACGAAGGGTATTATTGTGTTAGCTGTGAGTCTTTTTTCACACAAACACAACTTTTGGATGATGAATGCTGTCCTGATTGTGGTAAAAAAACAAGCATTGTTAAAGAAGAAAGTTACTTTTTTAAACTCTCAAAATATCAAGATAAGCTTTTAAAATGGTATGAAGAAAACGAAGATTGCATAATACCAAAAAATAAAAAAAATGAGATTATTAATTTTGTAAAAAGTGGATTAAAAGATCTTTCTATCACAAGAACTAGCTTTGATTGGGGTATAAAACTTCCTGCAAGCTTGAATGATGATAAGCATGTTATGTATGTTTGGCTAGATGCCTTGCTAAATTATCTCTCAGCTCTTGGATATACGCTTGGTAGCGAGAAAATGGGTTATTGGGATCACACTTTGCATGTTGTAGGTAAAGATATACTTAGATTTCATGCGGTTTATTGGCCTGCATTTTTAATGAGTCTTGAATTACCTTTGCCAAAGCATATAGCAGCACATGGTTGGTGGACAAGAGATGGTGTAAAGATGAGTAAATCCTTGGGAAATGTTGTAAATCCTAAAGAAGTTGCCGATGCATATGGAAAAGAGTGTTTTAGGTACTTTTTGTTAAGAGAAGTTCCATTTGGTCAAGATGGAGACTTTTCGCAAAAAGCACTGATAGATAGGATAAATAGTGATCTTTCAAATGAGCTTGGGAATTTACTAAGCAGGATTGTTGGAATGAGCTCAAAATATAGTGATTACGAGATAAATTCAAAAGATGTTTTGAAATTTTATAAAAATGAGCTTTATAGTGTGGATTGTTTTATAAATAATGCAATATCGGCATTAAATGAGGTGGCTACAAACAGATATCTAGAAGAGCTTTGGAAGATACTTTCTGTTGCAAATGGCGTGATAGCAAAATACGAACCTTGGAATTTGATAAAAAACTCTAAAAATGATGAAGCACTTGCTCTTGTGGCTTTGTGTGCAAATTTGCTTACAAAAGTTGCTATTTTGCTTTATCCTGCAATGCCAAAAAGTGCTAGCAAAATAGCCGAAATTCTAGATTTTGAGATAAATAATAAAACTTATGAAAGTGTTATAAAAGAAAAAAATCTTTTAAATTTTAAAGCACAAAAAACGAATCCACTTTTTGTAAAAGTAGAAAATGAACTTTTAAAACGACCAGAAGTAAAACAAGAAGAACTCCCTCAAAAACAAGATAATGATATACAAATAGATGATTTTAAAAAATGTGTTATTAAAGTAGGAACCATTTTGGAATGCGAAAATATAGAAGGCAGTGAAAAACTGCTTAAATTTAGCATTGATCTTGGCGAAGACAAGCCAAGACAGATAATATCAGGTATAGCAAAATATTATAATCCTTTGGATTTAATCGGCAAACAAATTTGCGTTTTAGCAAATTTAAAACCAAGAAAAATTTTTAAACATATTTCAGAAGGTATGATACTGAGTGCAGAAGATGGCAGACTAACACTTCTTAGTGTTGCAAATAAAGTAAAAAATGGTGCGATAATAGGATGA